A DNA window from Schistocerca americana isolate TAMUIC-IGC-003095 chromosome 4, iqSchAmer2.1, whole genome shotgun sequence contains the following coding sequences:
- the LOC124613265 gene encoding uncharacterized protein LOC124613265 — protein MCYWSAFSWELSRMNKTKILAEFMAEDKKKLVPCRHIFGCNDISTLVSFATKKQKVVLVLSTLHGQNKLDDETVKSIQVMDYNGRKGGVDTVDFVCSRISTFRRTKRWPMTVFF, from the coding sequence ATGTGTTACTGGTCAGCATTTTCTTGGGAACTTTCGAGAATGAATAAGACCAAAATCCTGGCTGAATTCAtggcagaagataaaaaaaaactggTTCCTTGTCGTCATATATTTGGATGCAATGATATTTCAACTTTGGTCTCTTTTGCTACTAAAAAGCAAAAGGTTGTACTGGTTTTGTCAACTTTACATGGCCAAAACAAACTGGATGATGAAACTGTTAAGTCAATTCAAGTTATGGATTACAATGGCAGGAAAGGGGGTGTGGACACAGTCGACTTCGTGTGTTCAAGGATTTCAACTTTTAGAAGAACTAAAAGATGGCCAATGACAGTTTTCTTCTGA